A single window of Crassostrea angulata isolate pt1a10 chromosome 8, ASM2561291v2, whole genome shotgun sequence DNA harbors:
- the LOC128161644 gene encoding uncharacterized protein LOC128161644, whose protein sequence is MDFSQYYITICLVMLSTRTSPMSEYAFKVLPVEHCPASKEGWGMASSRLGCNSTHGYQCVPNKHLTSLIEFCYPMGVHILFEKGSCLELAAHGFLNHVPCSKTFKFGCPDGFYFSNEIYKYPSCLAIDTALKCFYADFNCIYSKLIKNQTRVVTNQTKVIINQSVICGEENCFNSINVTAILMAVIFGIISLILASVLLVKRRNIRLKKKKDLQDLENAKGLL, encoded by the exons ATGGATTTTAGTCAATATTACATCACTATTTGCCTGGTAATGTTATCCACACGGACCTCGCCG ATGTCCGAGTATGCATTCAAAGTACTTCCAGTTGAACATTGTCCTGCTAGCAAAGAAGGTTGGGGAATGGCATCCTCTCGATTAGGATGTAACAGTACACATGGATATCAGTGTGTTCCTAATAAACACCTGACTTCTCTCATTGAGTTTTGTTACCCAATGGGTGTCCATATCCTGTTTGAAAAAg ggaGTTGCCTTGAATTGGCTGCTCATGGATTTCTAAATCATGTTCCCTGCAGCAAAACGTTTAAGTTCGGGTGCCCAGACGGATTCTATTTTAGCAAcgaaatatataaat ATCCAAGTTGCCTTGCAATCGATACAGCGCTGAAGTGTTTTTATGCCGACTTCAATTGCATTTACTCAAA acttatcaaaaatcaaacCAGAGTTGTAACAAATCAAACCAAAGTTATTATAAACCAAAGCGTCATCTGTGGAGAGGAAAACTGTTTCAACTCAATTAATGTTACAGCTATTTTGATGGCTGTGATATTTGgtataatttctttgatactGGCTTCAGTTTTACTAGTCAAGAGAAGAAACATTAGacttaagaaaaagaaag ACTTGCAAGATTTGGAAAATG CCAAAGGATTGCTTTAG
- the LOC128158982 gene encoding uncharacterized protein LOC128158982, which translates to MEENITEKETIRKLHGIIVDGEEQKFEILRSQYSKDKYEKLNSRGFNSLHLSAKCGNLKIFKEILKCNVDIETVTTDGRNSLHIAAFYGSPSICKYILENRKDLFDITDRYNMNPAHWAALAGQDSILEILLENGCNLSLRTSKYEENIVMFACIGDSYDVLKFVGSNEHISSLLYAKNSEGCNSIQYAAKSGNLKVFKYLCDKGVTIHNRSRQTGKNCLHTACEIGNIEICRYILKERKDKTLITQIDKHERHVGHFAAKGGNMDILTLLMEHFSVIASPHTDFFKNPTVDNMNILHIACRHARFDMCVKLADTFPDLINETTEKGWNAALFITEKAGAERERIEILHFLEKRNLNIYHVSRSGKTILYNACANRSGKLVKHLLSRYPDLLNIEKSIDPRKASKSHEIEEIFKQHLEDKFV; encoded by the coding sequence ATGGAGGAAAATATCACAGAAAAAGAAACTATACGAAAGCTACACGGCATAATTGTGGATGGTGAAgaacaaaaatttgaaatattacgCTCGCAGTATAGTAAAGataagtatgaaaaattgaATTCCAGAGGGTTTAACTCCTTACATCTTTCTGCAAAGTGcggtaatttgaaaatattcaaagagATTCTTAAGTGCAATGTAGATATAGAAACAGTGACAACTGACGGACGAAACAGTTTGCATATTGCGGCTTTTTATGGAAGCCCCtctatttgtaaatatattttggaaaATCGTAAAGATTTATTTGATATCACAGACAGATACAACATGAATCCAGCTCATTGGGCGGCACTTGCTGGGCAGGATAGTATCTTGGAGATCCTATTAGAAAATGGTTGTAATCTATCCCTAAGAACttcaaaatatgaagaaaacataGTCATGTTTGCATGTATAGGTGACAGCTATGATGTATTAAAATTTGTAGGATCTAACGAACACATTTCTTCCCTGTTGTATGCAAAAAATAGTGAAGGATGCAATTCCATTCAATATGCAGCAAAGAGTGGTAACCTCAAAGTATTCAAATATCTTTGTGACAAGGGAGTGACTATTCATAATAGATCAAGGCAAACCGGGAAAAATTGTCTCCATACCGCATGTGAAATAGGCAATAtcgaaatatgtaggtatattttgaaagaaagaaaagacaAAACACTTATAACACAGATTGACAAGCACGAACGACACGTGGGTCATTTTGCTGCAAAGGGTGGTAATATGGATATTCTCACACTATTGATGGAACATTTCAGCGTTATTGCTTCACCACacacagatttttttaaaaatcccacAGTTGATAACATGAACATCCTTCATATTGCCTGTAGACACGCAAGATTTGATATGTGTGTCAAATTAGCCGACACGTTTCCTGATCTGATAAACGAAACCACAGAAAAGGGATGGAATGCAGCCCTCTTTATCACTGAAAAAGCGGGAGCAGAAAGAGAAAGAATCGAGATCTTACATTTCTTGGAAAAGCGTAATTTGAATATTTACCATGTTTCTAGATCAGGAAAAACTATATTGTATAATGCATGTGCAAATCGATCAGGAAAACttgttaaacatttattaagCCGTTATCCcgatttattaaatattgaaaaatcaataGATCCAAGAAAAGCAAGCAAATCTCACGAGattgaagaaatttttaaacaacatcTTGAAGACAAATTTGTATAA